A section of the Leptospira terpstrae serovar Hualin str. LT 11-33 = ATCC 700639 genome encodes:
- a CDS encoding methionyl-tRNA formyltransferase, whose translation MNIFAGFGKLGFVVLKELLGNGYKFDLILTHKDGSEESVDLLCSKSSIGFSYSDLRTDIQLLNELKKDKINFLISVNYRYIIPKTILDNSTYPLNIHGSILPKYRGRTPHVWAIINGESRTGITCHIMEETVDTGDIYHQIEVEIADNDTGNDIIQKFKEIYPICLTESLKKIHQGIKPIPQVEADATYFGKRIPEMGYLDFTKDKKSLINFIRAQSKPYPGAYCYLADGRKLIVHKAEALDLPKPMLNSVGLIVKENDQMYTSVKDGFLAFTEFEIS comes from the coding sequence ATGAATATATTTGCTGGCTTTGGAAAATTAGGATTTGTAGTGTTAAAAGAGCTACTAGGTAATGGGTATAAGTTTGATTTGATACTTACCCATAAAGATGGCTCGGAAGAATCAGTGGATTTATTGTGTTCCAAAAGTAGCATCGGCTTTTCTTATTCAGATTTGCGAACTGATATTCAACTTTTAAATGAGTTAAAGAAAGATAAAATAAATTTTCTGATCAGTGTAAACTACCGATATATTATCCCAAAAACAATTCTAGATAATTCCACTTATCCATTGAATATCCATGGATCAATACTCCCAAAATATCGAGGAAGGACTCCACATGTATGGGCAATTATCAACGGAGAATCCAGAACTGGTATAACTTGCCATATAATGGAAGAGACAGTTGATACCGGAGACATATACCACCAAATAGAAGTGGAGATAGCCGATAACGATACTGGAAATGATATCATACAGAAATTTAAAGAAATTTATCCTATCTGTCTAACTGAATCTTTAAAAAAAATTCACCAAGGTATCAAACCTATACCACAAGTTGAAGCTGACGCTACTTATTTTGGAAAACGTATTCCTGAAATGGGTTATTTAGATTTTACTAAAGATAAAAAATCTTTAATAAATTTTATTCGTGCACAATCAAAACCATATCCCGGCGCTTATTGTTATCTAGCAGATGGTCGAAAACTAATCGTTCATAAAGCAGAGGCTTTAGATTTACCTAAACCAATGTTAAATTCGGTTGGATTAATTGTTAAAGAAAATGATCAAATGTATACAAGTGTGAAAGATGGGTTCTTGGCTTTCACCGAGTTTGAAATAAGTTAG
- the pseC gene encoding UDP-4-amino-4,6-dideoxy-N-acetyl-beta-L-altrosamine transaminase translates to MKKISYGMHSVTQDDIDSVINTLKSDFLTQGPSIAKFEEKFAKYVGSKYAVAVTNGTAALHLAVIALGLEPGKKVITSPISFVASSNSVLYVGGKIDFADIDSNSGLMDLKLLEERIKQNGPEKYSGIIAVNFAGNPINMENLNGLAKKHNLWIIEDACHSPGGFFTTSDSRKSRCGSCEFNDISIFSFHPVKHIATGEGGMLTTNSKELYEKLLVLRTHGITRDKTKFLNSNDDVEMGPWYYEMQSLGYNYRMPDILATLGISQLDRADKNIKRRHEIAKIYDEGFKNSEILPLVKFNEGHAYHLYVIQSDKRTEIYNALVKNEIFPQVHYIPIHLQPYYRSLGFSKGDFPNSENYYNRTLSLPMFPTLEDQDINRIIEIVLGV, encoded by the coding sequence ATGAAAAAGATTTCATACGGAATGCACTCGGTAACTCAAGATGATATTGATTCAGTCATCAATACTCTAAAATCTGATTTTCTTACTCAAGGTCCGAGTATTGCAAAGTTTGAAGAAAAATTCGCAAAGTATGTCGGAAGCAAATATGCGGTTGCCGTAACAAATGGAACAGCTGCCCTTCATTTAGCTGTCATAGCACTTGGATTAGAACCTGGTAAAAAAGTAATAACTTCGCCGATATCATTTGTAGCTTCCTCTAATTCAGTATTGTATGTGGGAGGAAAAATAGATTTTGCTGATATAGATTCTAACTCAGGTCTAATGGATCTAAAATTATTAGAAGAAAGAATTAAACAAAACGGACCTGAAAAATATTCTGGAATCATCGCTGTTAATTTTGCCGGTAATCCAATTAATATGGAAAATTTAAACGGATTAGCAAAAAAACATAATCTCTGGATCATTGAAGATGCTTGCCATTCTCCCGGTGGATTTTTTACTACTTCGGACTCTAGAAAATCTCGCTGCGGAAGTTGTGAATTTAACGATATATCAATATTTTCATTTCATCCAGTGAAACATATTGCTACTGGCGAAGGTGGGATGTTAACAACTAATTCTAAAGAATTGTATGAAAAGTTGTTAGTGCTTAGAACACATGGAATCACTCGTGATAAAACAAAATTTTTAAATTCGAACGATGATGTTGAAATGGGGCCTTGGTATTACGAAATGCAATCACTTGGATATAATTATCGTATGCCAGATATTTTAGCCACCTTAGGAATTTCTCAACTGGACAGGGCAGATAAGAATATCAAGAGAAGGCACGAAATTGCGAAAATATACGATGAAGGTTTTAAAAATTCAGAAATTTTACCACTCGTAAAGTTTAATGAAGGACATGCCTACCATTTATATGTGATTCAATCAGATAAACGTACTGAAATATATAATGCTTTGGTTAAAAATGAAATTTTTCCGCAAGTACATTACATTCCAATCCATTTACAACCTTATTATCGAAGTTTAGGGTTTTCAAAAGGTGATTTTCCTAATTCAGAAAATTACTATAATAGAACATTGAGTTTGCCTATGTTTCCAACTTTAGAAGACCAAGACATTAACCGAATTATCGAGATTGTATTAGGCGTATGA
- a CDS encoding SxtJ family membrane protein gives MGVQQKELKTFSLGGGVLLSALAAFFYYKGKVEISYGLASLGGIFLLVRLVNFLWIRPIHTAWMKFAHILGMVNTRIILFIVFVLTVIPISLLLRIFRKDILNKNLEKEAVTYWNDRPKQELNIKHYERHF, from the coding sequence ATGGGAGTTCAACAAAAAGAGCTTAAAACATTTTCGCTAGGTGGCGGAGTGTTATTATCTGCTTTGGCTGCTTTTTTTTACTACAAAGGAAAAGTTGAGATTTCTTATGGGCTTGCAAGTTTGGGAGGAATCTTCCTTCTTGTTCGTCTCGTTAACTTCTTATGGATTAGACCGATTCATACTGCCTGGATGAAGTTTGCGCATATTCTCGGTATGGTTAATACTCGTATTATTTTGTTTATTGTGTTCGTTTTGACTGTTATACCCATTTCTCTTCTTTTAAGAATCTTTAGAAAGGATATTCTTAATAAAAATTTAGAGAAAGAAGCTGTTACATATTGGAATGATAGACCAAAACAAGAATTGAATATCAAACACTACGAAAGACATTTTTAA
- the pseF gene encoding pseudaminic acid cytidylyltransferase, translated as MNSILAIITARGGSKRIPRKNIKDFCGIPIISYPINTALDSKLFQNVMVSTDDLEIKRISENFGAEVPFLRSSKNSDDFATTADVILEVLETYEKQFGRKFEYACCIYPTSPLLKKDLLAKALELLETKNADSVFPIIRYSSPIQRALIENADGFIEMIQPENRQVRSQDLHPAFFDAGQFYFLNVNTFMIKRKLWTERSIGLEISDLEAQDIDNESDWKIAELKYKLLYSK; from the coding sequence ATGAATTCAATTCTTGCAATTATTACTGCTCGTGGTGGTAGTAAAAGGATTCCCAGAAAAAATATTAAAGATTTTTGTGGAATTCCAATTATATCTTATCCAATAAACACGGCACTCGATTCAAAATTATTTCAAAACGTGATGGTATCAACCGATGATTTGGAAATAAAGAGAATCTCCGAAAATTTTGGTGCAGAAGTACCGTTCCTTAGAAGCTCTAAAAATTCTGACGATTTTGCAACTACCGCAGATGTTATTCTTGAAGTATTAGAAACTTATGAAAAGCAGTTTGGTAGGAAATTTGAGTATGCGTGCTGTATTTACCCAACTTCACCTCTACTAAAAAAAGATCTTTTAGCAAAAGCGCTGGAATTACTCGAAACAAAAAATGCAGATTCTGTATTTCCAATTATACGTTATTCTTCACCAATTCAACGTGCATTGATTGAGAATGCAGATGGCTTTATTGAGATGATTCAACCGGAAAATCGGCAAGTTCGTTCACAAGATTTACATCCAGCTTTTTTTGATGCAGGTCAGTTCTATTTTTTGAACGTCAATACATTTATGATAAAAAGGAAATTGTGGACCGAGCGATCGATTGGTTTAGAGATTTCAGACTTAGAGGCGCAAGATATAGACAACGAATCTGATTGGAAAATCGCAGAATTAAAATATAAGCTCCTCTATTCTAAATGA
- a CDS encoding carbamoyltransferase family protein, with protein sequence MNILGISCFYHDSAAAILKNGEVVAAAQEERFTRKRHDANFPLRSIEYCLQTANLKVSDLDYVAFYDKPFLKFERIIESALSVAPKGLPTFMKAIPIWMSQKLFAGEEIKKQLGKKEFKGKLIFPEHHESHAASAFFPSPFLDAAFLTVDGVGEWTTTSYGVGRDNRIEILSDIKFPHSLGLLYSAITYYTGFKVNSGEYKVMGLAPYGEPKYVNLILDNLIDLKEDGSYKINLEYFDYVGGDRMTNKKFDKLFGAPPRKPESKLSQREMDLARSVQEVIEIALLKMANHVHKTTGMRHLCLSGGVALNCVANGKILREGPFDDIWIQPASGDAGSALGAALITHFHVNNAPRKGTNFAKMQKASYLGPEYSEEYIENYFKTNNIPYEKVPRSNVAERTAKVLADEKIVGWFQGRMEFGPRALGARSIIGDPRSKNMQSIMNLKIKFRESFRPFAPSVLREDVSKYFEHEGDSPYMLIVAPVKDSIRIKMNSEQEKLFGIEKLNVPRSTLPSITHVDYSARIQTVSREDHAMYYDLISEFKKITDVGVVVNTSFNVRGEPIVCTPEDAYRCFMRTNIDFLVVENFILDKTKQPELKNDTDWKNEFELD encoded by the coding sequence TTGAACATCTTGGGAATTTCCTGTTTCTATCACGATAGTGCCGCGGCTATTTTAAAAAATGGCGAGGTTGTAGCTGCGGCCCAAGAGGAGAGATTTACACGAAAAAGGCATGATGCCAACTTTCCTTTGCGTTCTATCGAGTATTGTTTACAGACTGCTAACTTGAAAGTTAGCGATTTAGATTATGTTGCTTTTTATGATAAACCTTTTTTAAAGTTCGAGAGAATCATAGAATCTGCGTTGAGTGTTGCTCCCAAGGGGCTTCCCACTTTTATGAAGGCAATTCCGATTTGGATGAGCCAAAAATTATTCGCAGGTGAAGAGATCAAAAAACAGCTCGGAAAAAAAGAATTCAAAGGAAAACTAATTTTTCCAGAGCACCACGAATCCCATGCTGCTTCTGCTTTTTTCCCGTCACCTTTTCTAGATGCAGCTTTTCTTACTGTAGATGGAGTAGGTGAGTGGACAACTACGAGTTATGGTGTTGGTCGCGATAATCGAATTGAAATTTTAAGTGACATTAAGTTTCCTCATTCCCTTGGGCTACTTTATTCTGCCATCACCTATTACACTGGTTTTAAAGTTAATTCAGGTGAATATAAAGTGATGGGACTTGCGCCCTATGGTGAGCCTAAATATGTAAATCTAATTTTAGATAACCTAATCGACTTAAAGGAAGATGGCTCTTACAAAATCAATTTAGAATACTTTGACTACGTTGGTGGCGACCGAATGACAAACAAAAAGTTTGATAAACTTTTTGGAGCTCCTCCTCGTAAGCCAGAATCGAAATTATCTCAAAGAGAAATGGATTTAGCTCGTTCCGTTCAGGAAGTAATTGAAATTGCTCTTCTGAAAATGGCAAATCATGTTCACAAGACTACTGGAATGAGGCACCTATGTCTATCTGGTGGTGTGGCTCTAAATTGCGTAGCTAATGGAAAAATTCTTAGAGAAGGTCCTTTTGACGATATTTGGATTCAACCAGCGAGTGGAGATGCTGGCTCCGCGTTGGGTGCTGCCCTCATAACTCATTTTCATGTAAACAATGCTCCACGAAAAGGAACAAATTTTGCGAAAATGCAAAAGGCGTCTTATTTGGGACCAGAATATAGTGAAGAGTATATTGAAAACTATTTTAAGACCAATAATATTCCCTATGAAAAAGTTCCCCGATCGAATGTGGCTGAGCGAACCGCAAAAGTTCTCGCAGATGAGAAGATCGTTGGTTGGTTTCAGGGTAGAATGGAATTTGGTCCGCGTGCGTTAGGTGCTCGTTCGATCATTGGAGACCCTCGATCGAAAAACATGCAGTCGATAATGAATTTGAAAATTAAATTTAGAGAATCATTCCGACCATTTGCTCCTTCAGTGTTAAGAGAAGATGTTTCTAAATATTTTGAGCATGAAGGAGACTCTCCTTATATGCTGATAGTTGCTCCAGTGAAAGATTCTATACGAATTAAGATGAATTCAGAGCAAGAAAAACTATTTGGAATTGAAAAATTAAACGTTCCTAGATCAACACTCCCATCAATTACTCATGTTGATTATTCAGCCCGTATACAAACAGTTAGTCGCGAAGACCATGCGATGTATTATGACCTAATTTCTGAATTTAAAAAAATTACGGACGTTGGGGTTGTTGTTAATACATCTTTTAATGTTAGGGGAGAGCCAATCGTCTGTACGCCTGAAGATGCTTACAGATGTTTTATGCGTACAAATATTGATTTTCTCGTAGTTGAGAATTTTATTTTGGATAAGACAAAACAACCTGAGTTAAAAAATGACACAGACTGGAAAAATGAATTTGAGCTCGACTAA
- the rfbG gene encoding CDP-glucose 4,6-dehydratase, with protein MGLENYFWKGKSVFLTGHTGFKGSWLALWLSSLGANVHGYSLNSPTNPNLFSVIGVEPLLASHTIGDVRDYEKLSKKLKQTQAEIIIHMAAQPLVRKSYADPIETYSTNVMGTVNVLESVRHSESVKAVVNITTDKCYENQEWVWAYRENEPMGGYDPYSNSKGCSELVTSAYRNSFFLTQEIRLASARAGNVIGGGDWSEDRLVPDILASILNQKIVKIRNPNAIRPWQHVLEPLSGYLCLAEKLYKDEGQKYSGGWNFGPKEDDAKPVSWIVDRLTKQMGKEDAWEVDVSPKLHEANYLKLDCSKAKHHLNWEPRWSLSNAIEKIAEWYEAYQKNADMREICLNQISEYQKT; from the coding sequence ATGGGATTAGAGAATTATTTTTGGAAGGGAAAATCTGTTTTTTTAACAGGTCACACTGGATTTAAAGGATCTTGGCTTGCTTTATGGCTAAGTTCTTTAGGTGCAAATGTTCATGGGTATTCACTAAACTCACCAACTAATCCTAATTTGTTTTCGGTAATAGGTGTCGAACCATTGTTGGCATCTCATACTATTGGAGATGTTCGTGATTACGAAAAACTTTCCAAAAAATTAAAACAAACTCAAGCTGAGATCATCATTCATATGGCAGCACAACCATTGGTGCGTAAATCCTATGCTGATCCAATCGAGACTTATTCTACAAATGTGATGGGAACAGTGAATGTCTTAGAATCCGTTCGACATTCAGAGTCCGTAAAAGCTGTTGTTAATATTACTACTGATAAGTGTTATGAAAATCAGGAATGGGTTTGGGCTTATAGAGAAAATGAACCCATGGGCGGATATGATCCTTATTCCAATAGTAAAGGATGTTCTGAATTAGTGACTTCGGCATACCGAAATTCCTTCTTTTTGACGCAAGAAATTCGCTTAGCAAGTGCTAGGGCAGGAAATGTAATCGGCGGCGGTGATTGGTCGGAAGATCGATTAGTTCCAGATATCCTTGCATCAATTCTAAATCAGAAAATTGTGAAAATAAGAAATCCTAATGCGATTCGTCCTTGGCAACATGTATTAGAACCTCTTTCCGGTTACCTTTGTCTGGCAGAAAAATTGTATAAGGATGAAGGACAAAAATATTCAGGAGGTTGGAATTTTGGTCCTAAGGAAGATGATGCAAAACCAGTTTCATGGATTGTTGATCGATTAACTAAACAAATGGGTAAGGAAGATGCATGGGAAGTTGACGTTAGTCCGAAACTTCATGAAGCTAACTATTTGAAATTAGATTGTTCGAAAGCAAAACACCATCTGAACTGGGAACCTCGATGGAGTTTAAGTAATGCTATTGAAAAAATTGCAGAGTGGTATGAAGCTTATCAAAAGAATGCAGATATGCGAGAAATTTGTTTAAACCAAATTTCGGAATACCAAAAGACTTAG
- a CDS encoding phytanoyl-CoA dioxygenase family protein, protein MFQTLRKKISVLRKFAEIRRGFVEFEKTGNTPPEAYSQMINLFCETKGYSNDLIHQIIKTPKRRFPSASGILGNYTNEDIGKITSTLKEKGYYIFEQGISDEIGNYLLELGCNTDLAQRPLDSEGYKDKIVYSKFNPTLVPKTIRYDFDEQMLINDPIIQKIMTDFSVLSVAQSYLGCLPKADVTGMWWHTDYSKEPNAEAATMWHFDMDRVKWLKFFFYLTDVTPDTGPHCFIEGSHRTNGIPKHLLKHGYARLTDKDIEDYYPKEKYIEYNAKRFTVIAEDTRGLHKGKAVTKGSRLIFQTQYSDHLFGGTYSSKKIVRFANPNIEEFIKSNKDIYERFL, encoded by the coding sequence ATGTTTCAAACACTAAGAAAAAAAATAAGTGTTCTACGTAAGTTTGCTGAGATAAGAAGAGGTTTTGTTGAATTTGAAAAAACTGGAAACACACCTCCCGAAGCTTATTCTCAAATGATCAACCTTTTTTGCGAAACAAAAGGTTATTCGAATGATCTTATTCATCAAATTATAAAAACTCCGAAAAGAAGATTCCCTTCAGCAAGTGGAATATTGGGAAATTATACCAATGAGGATATTGGAAAAATCACTAGCACATTGAAGGAAAAAGGATACTATATTTTTGAACAGGGGATAAGCGATGAAATTGGTAATTATCTTCTTGAGTTGGGTTGTAATACAGACCTCGCTCAGCGGCCATTAGATTCTGAAGGATATAAAGATAAAATAGTATATTCGAAATTTAATCCAACTTTAGTCCCAAAAACTATTCGTTATGATTTTGATGAACAAATGTTAATCAATGATCCGATTATTCAAAAAATCATGACAGATTTTTCTGTTCTAAGTGTGGCACAAAGTTACTTGGGTTGTTTGCCAAAGGCTGATGTAACTGGGATGTGGTGGCATACTGATTATTCCAAAGAACCGAACGCTGAAGCTGCGACTATGTGGCACTTTGATATGGATAGAGTGAAGTGGTTGAAATTCTTTTTTTACCTTACAGATGTTACGCCGGATACGGGACCACATTGTTTTATCGAAGGTTCTCATAGAACCAATGGTATTCCGAAACATTTATTGAAACATGGGTATGCAAGACTAACGGATAAGGATATAGAGGATTATTATCCTAAAGAAAAATATATTGAATACAATGCAAAAAGGTTTACAGTTATTGCAGAAGATACAAGGGGATTGCATAAAGGAAAAGCTGTTACTAAAGGTAGCCGTTTGATTTTTCAAACACAATATAGTGACCATCTTTTTGGAGGAACTTATTCGTCGAAAAAAATAGTTAGATTTGCCAATCCGAATATTGAAGAGTTTATTAAATCAAATAAGGATATTTATGAGAGATTCTTATGA
- a CDS encoding DUF5989 family protein, giving the protein MLSLIKEFFEFLLERKKFWLLPIIFLLVLLSVLLVITQGSAISPFIYTLF; this is encoded by the coding sequence ATGTTATCTTTAATTAAAGAATTTTTTGAGTTTTTGCTGGAACGTAAAAAGTTTTGGTTACTACCGATTATCTTCTTGTTAGTTTTATTGTCAGTTTTGTTAGTTATAACGCAGGGAAGTGCAATATCTCCCTTTATCTATACTTTATTTTAA
- the rfbF gene encoding glucose-1-phosphate cytidylyltransferase, translating to MKAVILAGGLGTRISEETHIKPKPMIEIGGKPILWHIMKMFSHFGVNDFIICCGYKGYIIKEYFANYFLHMSDVTFDMSNNKMEVHEQNAEPWKVTLVDTGESTLTGGRLKRVAKYLQNEKAFCFTYGDGVSNIDIKKEIEFHFGHGKLATVAAVQPPGRYGSLSMTGDLVDGFVEKPKGDGGFINGGFFVLSPKVIDFISGDESSWEGDPLEKIAKNRELMAFQHSGFWQPMDTLRDKNHLEELWNSGKAPWKLWD from the coding sequence TTGAAAGCAGTCATTTTAGCAGGTGGTCTTGGTACAAGGATCTCCGAAGAAACCCATATAAAACCCAAGCCCATGATTGAAATCGGGGGTAAACCTATTCTTTGGCACATTATGAAAATGTTTTCTCATTTCGGAGTTAATGATTTCATTATTTGTTGTGGTTATAAAGGCTATATAATTAAAGAATATTTTGCTAATTATTTTTTACACATGTCGGATGTTACATTTGATATGAGCAATAACAAGATGGAAGTTCATGAACAAAATGCAGAACCCTGGAAAGTAACTCTTGTTGATACGGGTGAAAGTACCTTAACGGGAGGACGTCTCAAAAGAGTCGCAAAGTATCTGCAAAATGAAAAAGCATTTTGTTTCACTTATGGTGACGGAGTATCCAATATCGATATTAAAAAGGAAATAGAATTTCACTTTGGACATGGAAAATTGGCCACTGTTGCTGCAGTTCAACCGCCTGGTAGGTATGGCTCTTTGTCCATGACAGGTGATTTAGTTGATGGGTTTGTAGAGAAACCGAAAGGGGATGGTGGTTTTATTAATGGAGGCTTTTTTGTCCTTTCTCCAAAAGTTATTGATTTCATATCTGGAGATGAAAGTAGCTGGGAAGGGGATCCTCTCGAAAAAATTGCCAAAAATCGGGAGCTGATGGCCTTTCAACATTCTGGTTTTTGGCAGCCTATGGATACTCTTCGGGATAAAAATCATCTGGAAGAACTTTGGAATTCGGGAAAAGCTCCTTGGAAATTATGGGATTAG
- the pseI gene encoding pseudaminic acid synthase codes for MIKIANIEISRSNKPFIIAEMSGNHNHSLERAFEIVDAAAESGAHALKLQTYTADTITIDKSDGDFFISDPKSLWKGESLYNLYKQAYTPWEWHKPIMDRCKEKGLLCFSSPFDFTAVDFLEDLNVPAYKIASFENIDIPLIKKVASTGKPIIVSTGMATVQEIAEAVDAIVSTGNKQFILLKCTSTYPATPETTNIHSIPHMRELFGCEIGLSDHTMGIGVAVASVALGATVIEKHFTLRRADGGVDSTFSMEPEEMKALVTESERAWQGLGKISYGPTEKEKASLVFRRSLYVVEDMKAGELVTEKNVRSIRPGYGMPPKFFDFVIGKRINRDVKRGTGLSWEMLG; via the coding sequence ATGATAAAAATTGCAAACATAGAAATTTCAAGATCAAATAAACCTTTCATCATTGCGGAGATGTCAGGGAATCATAATCACTCCCTTGAGCGAGCTTTCGAGATTGTTGATGCTGCGGCAGAGTCAGGTGCCCATGCACTCAAATTGCAAACTTACACAGCAGACACGATTACGATTGATAAATCAGATGGTGATTTTTTTATTTCTGATCCCAAAAGTCTATGGAAAGGGGAATCACTCTATAACCTTTATAAGCAAGCATACACTCCTTGGGAATGGCACAAACCTATTATGGATAGGTGCAAAGAGAAGGGGCTACTTTGTTTTAGTAGTCCTTTTGACTTTACTGCTGTAGATTTTTTAGAAGATTTAAACGTACCTGCGTATAAAATTGCTTCTTTTGAAAATATCGATATTCCATTGATAAAGAAAGTAGCAAGCACTGGTAAACCAATTATAGTTTCCACAGGAATGGCAACAGTCCAAGAAATTGCAGAAGCAGTAGATGCAATAGTCAGTACGGGGAATAAACAATTCATACTTTTGAAATGCACAAGTACATACCCAGCAACTCCTGAAACTACGAATATACATTCCATTCCTCATATGCGTGAATTGTTTGGATGCGAAATTGGCCTCTCGGATCACACCATGGGGATTGGGGTCGCTGTTGCAAGTGTTGCATTGGGTGCAACTGTGATCGAAAAACATTTTACTCTTAGAAGAGCAGATGGAGGGGTTGATTCTACATTCTCGATGGAACCTGAAGAAATGAAGGCCTTGGTAACAGAATCGGAAAGGGCCTGGCAGGGATTGGGTAAGATTAGTTATGGTCCAACAGAGAAAGAAAAAGCATCACTAGTTTTTCGAAGATCATTGTATGTAGTTGAAGACATGAAGGCCGGCGAACTGGTTACAGAAAAGAATGTGAGAAGTATTCGTCCGGGTTATGGTATGCCACCGAAGTTTTTTGATTTTGTGATTGGGAAGAGGATCAATCGGGATGTTAAGAGAGGAACAGGACTGAGTTGGGAGATGTTAGGTTGA
- the rfbC gene encoding dTDP-4-dehydrorhamnose 3,5-epimerase: protein MESNFKTSTSSIDDLLIIQRFSRDDSRGFFSKIFNFEDFEQLGLDFQVVQINQSLTKKKGSVRGLHFQFPPAAETKMVSCIRGEVFDVALDLRKGSKSFLGWHGEVLSEKNFKSLLIPKGFAHGFQTLTDDCEMLYLHTEKYSPELEGALNVNDPAIKIQWPLEISQISERDKQHPYITQEFKGVLV, encoded by the coding sequence ATGGAATCTAATTTTAAAACCTCAACTTCTAGTATAGATGATTTGTTGATAATACAGAGATTTTCTAGGGATGACTCGAGAGGTTTTTTCTCGAAAATTTTCAATTTCGAAGATTTTGAGCAACTTGGATTAGATTTTCAAGTAGTTCAAATTAACCAATCTTTAACAAAAAAAAAAGGATCTGTTCGGGGACTTCATTTCCAATTTCCCCCGGCTGCTGAAACAAAAATGGTAAGTTGTATTCGTGGTGAAGTTTTTGACGTGGCCTTAGACTTGCGAAAAGGATCTAAATCTTTTTTAGGTTGGCATGGTGAGGTATTGTCAGAAAAGAATTTTAAAAGTCTTTTGATTCCAAAAGGATTTGCTCACGGATTTCAAACTTTAACGGATGATTGCGAAATGTTATATTTACACACTGAAAAATATTCTCCTGAATTGGAAGGGGCTTTAAATGTTAATGATCCAGCCATTAAAATTCAATGGCCATTAGAGATAAGTCAAATATCGGAAAGAGATAAACAGCATCCTTATATAACTCAAGAATTTAAAGGAGTTTTGGTATGA